The following nucleotide sequence is from Labeo rohita strain BAU-BD-2019 chromosome 3, IGBB_LRoh.1.0, whole genome shotgun sequence.
aaatacaggcTTCATAGTTACCCAGAAATCTAtttaattcaaagggaaaacaagttGTCATACCCCACTGACAGATGCTTGTTAGTGATGGTTCTCactaaaatggaaattctgtcattaatttctcaccctcatgtcgttacaaacctgtaagacatttCATCTTTGACAAaacttaacaaaaaattaacatatgtttgatgaaatccaagagctttctgaccttgcacagacaccaacgcaactgacatgttcaaggtccaaaaaggtagtagttttatgaagctacgggaAAGCTTTTTACATGTCTACCTACTGACCTGCAATGAAACAACAGTTGTGTAAGTGATTTCCTATGTTGAGGGGATGTTAGGGGTGTTTTTCTTAATGAGGGCAAAAACAGTGTCTGTGGCAGTTACCATATATATAATACTGTTTACAGCTGAAACCTGATTGAAGTACGGGACATTACTTTTCCGATAAGCTTTAGGTGGTTGACTAATCGGAGCAGATTGGTGCCTCATAAAAGTGagtttaaagggcacctattatgcccatTTTTTTACAAGGTGTAATATTGGGTCTTGGGTGTCTCCAGAACATGTCTataaagtttcagctcaaaataccccacagatcatttattataacatcTAAATAACATCTATTATAACAGTGGTGTGcatcactttaaatgcaaatgagctgcataTTCCCGCCCCGTCTTCAGAAGAGGGTGTAGCTTTACATACCTATAGCAATAAACTGTTTTTCCagttttttaacctttttccattataaagaaccttttctgcatttgaaagtttccatggatgttcaagatTCTTCagggaaccatcaatgccaataaagaacctttagttttaagagtgtatagGAAGCCAAACACACCAAAAGTGGAACAGCGTGAAGTTATAGCGCAGCGCtgatcaattaaaatattttgctaaCGTACGCACACAAATACCGTTAAAACATTAGCTAAGCGCTATAACGACATGACATTCACAAATAGGTCTGAAGTTAAATGATTTGTGTAGACATTAATGTATTTAGGTGGATTTTGAGGCGCATTACCTTCAAAAATTAAAGTAATctactgcgtcctcagtggctcagaGGCTCAGAAAATAAAGATTCTTATGTTCGGTCTTGCATCCAAACACAGAACACCGGGATTGCTCACGAGACATAGTTGACGTTACAGCTGCTTGTAAAATAAAGGACAGCGTACAACTGAAGACAGCTCGCTGAGGACGGAAACTATTGCAATGGAGGACTATCAGTCAGCCgctgtgggcggggcctaaacaatgtgacatcacactgcTTTGAGAATCAAAACTGCATATCTAATGACGTTTGGTTTAAtgggaattaaaaaaataaggagTGGGTGGattatttttatctttgtaaGACGGCTGTTTACACATTAATAAGACGCTTTTATaggcaaacaccatgtaaaagtggattttgcataataggttcCCTTTAAACACACAGAGGATGAAAAGAAGTGCTGCAGGAATGtacagtgtgaaaaaaaaaatattttgaagtttaAATCATGCAAATGTGTTCAAGTAGCCATAATATGGGCactttaaaatttgtttaaaaagtgtggtttgtttgaaaaataataGCAGCAAAATGTTGTCAGCTTTAGACTTGGTATTTTTCAGTTTCTGATCTCATTCCCAAAAAAACAGAATGGCCCAAAAAGGCCGTTTTATGAATATTAACGTTTGCGCTTTGGGAAAAGAAAAACTTCCTGTGAGCAGCGAAGCTGCCTGTGCCTCGTAACTAACCGACACAAAAGAGCCCTAATACATCTATTGTCAAAGAGAGACAAAAACATGTACCAAAACAAGCTATCAAAAATGAAGTATTATTTACTCTTTGTACAAGCTGTGATCATTTCACTGAGCAAATACAAAGTCATTTATTTACACTGAGAAATACTTTTTCTATGAAGACAATAGGCTTTGTGAAGAAACGGGCTCTAAAGTGGTGGAGTTATTGCTGTTTTTCTCCAGGGGTGCCCCTGTTTTCACAGGCTCAAAGCGGATGCCAGAAGGCCCCTCACGCTGGCGCATTCTTCTCCAAGGGAAGCAGAGAATGCGTTTGTAGGTGGTCCTCATGTCCGTGTCCCGTAACGAGTAGATGATGGGGTTCACCAGAGAGTTACACTCGGCCAGAACCAGGCAGTACTTTTCATATTTGAGAACGTCACACGCGGTGCAACTGAGACCGTCCAGCAGCAGAATCACCAGACCAGGCGTCCAACAGATCACAAAGGCACCTGCAGAGAAAGGTGacagaatgaaaaaataaaaaaagacttgaGTGCAGGAAAGGGTATGGTTTGGTTTACGAGGTGCAAGCCACCACAGCATGCAAATGCATCATCTTGCAAAATGTTCTATATACAGTAAACGCTGAACCACACCGTGATAATGGAATTATACAGCAAACAAGATGAGAATTAGACAACACGCATGCATAAAACTGTGCACAAAATGTAGCATTTTCAACAATTGCAATTTAACAATTCaaaaaaagaatacattaaatttgatttttaaaaaagtggcagtaaagatgtttataatgttacaaaagatttccatttcaaacaattctgttcttttgagctttctgttcaaagaatcctgaaaaaaatgtattgtggtTTCCACAACATTAATgccatttgttttcaatatttcaacataataagaatgtttctttagcagcaaatcagcatattagaatgatttctgaaggatcatgtgacactgaccatgctgaaaattcagcttttttcaaatatttttaatgtttttttgcaggcttggtgagacatttgctcatcaagcctgcatttatttgatccaaaatacagcaaaacagtaacatttttaaatattttttactatttaaaaatagttttctgttttctatttaaatatattttaaaatgtaaatcattcctgtgatttcaaagctgatttttagcatcattactccctttagaaatcattctaatatgctgatttgctgcttaaaaaaacatttattattattattattattattattattattattattatgttgaaaacagcttagtagatgtttttcaagtttgtttgatgattaaaaaaaaatccaaagatcagcatttatctgaaataaaacgtaacattatacactgaaAGCTTGGAACtgtgtaattttttatatatttatttatttattttactttttttttttttttaagacatttataatgttacaaaatatttctatttcagataaattctgttcttaagaactttctattcatcaaagaaacctgaaaaaaaatctacttggctgttttcaacaataataatagtaaatattttcTGAGCTGCAAAAAGGATCatattctgaaggatcatatgactggagtaatgatactaaaaattcagccttgaaatcacaggaataaattacattttaaaacactcaaatagaaaaggttattttaaatagtaaaaaacagtttacaatattactgtttgtgctgtactttggatcaaataaatgcagacttctatttaaaaaaaaaaacattacaaatcttacagtttaaaaacttttgactggtagtgtatattcaaaaAATACTTTAGGTATACAAAGAATTTATAATAGTGATTAcagtaaagaatttttttttttaataggaatCATTAGTTGATGATACACCCTGAACAGAACGTTTCCTTGTcataaaaagattaaattatCTGATAAGATTATTATGACCGGCCATTCCTTAAGTTTgcgctttattttttattggtcGCAACATTCTTTGAATGTAAATTGTGTCGTGGGCTCtcatttttaagatattttatactTGTTAGTTTAACTACAATGTATAATTTGCATGTGATTCTATGCATATTTACTCACAATAGCACCATGTGCTCAGTCAATGCATTTCTTTCACTGCATATTAGGGTCAATCTTAGGGCAACTAAATTAACTGCTTCCAGCTCAAGGTACAAAATAACCAGGCGCAAACCGGTTTGGTAAACTTGTTTTGGAGTTGACagacttgttttgttttccccaaaaacaaGGTAACAGTACTTCACCACAGAGTTGGAGTTAAAGACGACATTTTTGTCAATTCTCAAACAAGTTTCCAAAACAGAAAACTAAACTTTCACTCAGTCAAGCAGTAATCTTAGTCTACATAAGAGTCAAGGTCTTACCCAGAATCATGGACATGGTCTTCATGAGGCTGATAACAGTCTGGTTGTTCGAGGGCTGGTCTGTGTGCGGCGACATCTGTTGGTTCCGGCGGCGGACGTAGATGAAGATGTGCGTGTAGACGGCCACCATGATAAAGAAGGCCAAGAGGTTGAGGATGGCCCAGAACACCAGGAAGCTGCGGGAATACAGCGGCGCTACCGTGCAGCAGCTAGACAGGTCGCAAATACAGTTCCAGCCCATGGTGGGCACCAAACCCATGAAGACGGCCACCAACCAGATGGTGACTATCAGCATCACCACACGCCGCCTGGTCATGGTGCTGTGGAGCTGCATGGTGAAGATGGTCTGATGGCGCTCCACCGCCACCGCCAACAGGTTGACCACTGACGCAGTCAGGCTCATGTTGATCAAAGCTCCACGAACAAACCACTGCTGGATGGACAGCTCAATGGTCCACGGCCCCGTGTGGAACACGAGGTAGAAATACGAAATGCCGGCGAAGAGGTCCGCCGCCGCCATGTTCCCCAGTAAGTAATAAATGGGGAAGTGGAACTGTCGGTTGATGATTATAGCCACTATGACCAACATATTCGAAAGGATAATACAGACGCAAATCGGAAGCCCGAGAGCGATCACGAAATAGTCATGAGTGCGCCAGGCCGGGGTGATGGCCTTGCCAGTGTTGTTGTAGAAGAAGGCCACTGGATTGCCATAAGCCTCACAGGTAGagttaaataacattattagaGAAGTAGTTCGAGTAAATCAGTTGAGCTGTTTAGTTGTTGCCAGTCTGGCCAGTTATTCCTGATGCTGTAATCCTGATGATGTCCTCAGCCGCCATTTGAAATAATGGTTTTACATATCAAAAACGTGCCAATGTTGCTGCTTACAAGGCGTGTCTTTTATTGCTTTCCAACCCTAAAACACAGGAAGACGGGAGAACAACAACATTACCTGTCCTTATAAGTCCAACAAGTGAACAGGTTAATCTTTAACAAGGACACCAACTAGTCATCATTAGACACACATTACGCTAGATCTGATTTCAAGAAGTCAACGAAGGGGTTAATGACGTTTAAGCCCCCCTTTACAATCCTAACTGCATAGTTTATTGTTTGAGTACACGTGAGTTTTCAGAGTTAAGTTACCTCAACAGAACGAGAACTAGAACAAGAAATGAAATTAGTTGTGGTTATGGTTACTAAGCACATTCACTGAAAACTAGACGCAGCAAATCAGCTCATTATCTCACACTGACTTTTCTCGCCCCTGCAGAGATGAAGTTTCACTGTACAGTTTGGCTCGGTTGTcaggacaaaaacaacaacagctattttcttctaaaatgacACTTACCGTTGGCAGAGCTTCAGAGCAAACGATGGAAACCCACATAACAGCGGCTCAGAGTTGGCCGTGCGTCGATGTTTTGGCACTCGGGCGCTCGCCGGAAACGCTCATCTGGCGGAGTTCGTGGAGAAGTCTTCGCGTGAAGAACAAGAGATCTGAGATCTGAGATCTGAGATCCGCCGAGATCCCCTTGCGCGCCTCCCTGAAACCTGATTTGATGACCTCACCGCCAGAAGATCCAATGAACGCGAGACCATTGTTCAAAACGTTTAGTGACAGATTCAGAAGGTAGATGTTCTAATTCATTTTCCCAAAATCTGCTACGGAGtgtatggcaagccgttttcacatttattctttAATCCATGTGATAACGGCCAGATTTCATGTCAGTTTCTATAGACGGTACTTTGTACTGTTTTGATAGTAGTACctattaaagtttttatttactaaatgaatatacaataatacacatttattaGACACTAGTAACATTTTAGAATGCCTACTTTATCAGAATGCcgactttttaattaataacgTCTATATAACGTCAGGTTGACGTTGGACATGATGTcggacagacgttgcattttggttgagaatgaaaatcgtGTTGACGTCAGTATTTGAGGTCAATTTGACGCTGACTTgatgttggattttggttacacaacctaaaaacaacaaaatcaacGTTTCCTGTTAAGATCAACGTCAGCTGACATTGGTATTGGACATCAATTTAACGTTGACACTAAACgttgaatttacattgaattttggtcGGCCGATGGCGTTGTGTGTCTGCTGGGGTGGACTGTgtaatttttttggtgaaacaaCAGTTAAATGTGtacagaaaagttattttagtgACAAAATGTCTAGAGTTTTCAcgttattagatttttaataaaaattaaatttgtaccAAGGGGGTGTTTTACCCCACCTTTTACCCCCATGGGTGGGGTAAAATGACCTCCCAGTCTGACAAAGTTATTTGCTATAAActtttacagcaaaatcagaGTACAGGCAGTTTTAGCTTAAAATTAAGAAgaatataatcaataattatgaattataaaattataatggcctatttgaaacattttgttagctgatgctaactggcTAGCTAACTAGCTACCTGATGTTAACttgaggtaatttttaaatatgaaatccACGTTTTTATTCAACCAACTTGTTAGAATTAatttgatggaaaaacaaaggatTTGATGTTCACAACagagtaactacagtaattgccCATTGCTCGCTGGGGGCGTTTTACCCCACCGACTATGTTTGGGAAAAAATTGTGTCATTCTgaaaacataattatatttttattaaataacacatacaggggttggacaatgaaactgaaacactggccaatatagtgttggaggtttcatggatatgtttgcacagcctggtggccaatcttcactgattgcacactgcaccagtaagagcagagagtgaaggttgactatgtgcacccaatggatcaaacattgtaccctgaaagtAGTGCCTTgtatcaggatgataatgcaccaatacacacaacaaggctggtgacagagtggtttgatgaacatgaaaatgaagatgaacatctcccatggcctgcacagtcaccagatctgaatattattgagggatgttttggaagagcgagttaggaaaagttttcctacgccagcatcacgtagtgacctggccactttttttttttttttgcaagaggagaatagcttaaaatccttctggctactgtgcaggacttatatttgtcattcccaggaTGAAATGATGCTGCATTGGGCACAAAAAGGCTCAACAAcgtactaattgtttttaaaaaaacaggtgtttcagttttattgtccaacccctgtactTCCTATCTACAGGCCCTACTGTTCTCatatcatatataactgtgacatTCTACAAAACAGCAAGCGttaaaacatgctttaaaatagcattgtggctttttaatgtgtcatgacagatcgctgtatagCCTTAGAAGGATTGACACGTGAACTGTTcatcttttcttctttaaaacctgaaaaaaaaacaggaatgaACATATTTTAGATCAACCACTGAAAAACTAACTTCCGTGGTTAAACTAACTTCCTAACTGAATTGTTTGTTGGACAGAATGACCGATTCGACGTTATGGTCAAGCTGTTTGCGAACAGTCAGTTGGAATACACCGTCAAAACTGAATAGTTGATATCTAATCCACTCATCCTAATGGAATTCAGTAacgaaaatgtaaaaattaaatgttacttgttactatttggatatatttatacattatagaTTCTTATAATGGCTTCCTGTCATCACTATAGAGTGTCTTCACATCACGGGACTGAACGCAAACATGCCACTGAATTGAACTTgatttttccatggtttagacaggataaattagcagaacaatgtattcagaaGTATATTCAAAGTgcagtccatgctgttgtttacatccttTCGCCAGTATGGCCGCattgtgacgtaagtgcaaaccctctataggaAAACATTATTGTACTAGTTAGGAATAAATGTAACAGCTTGCCATATGAGGTGAACACTTAACGAAAGTCACAAAGATGTTgattaaaaatttgtttttgtgactATACTTATAGCATTCACCACAAAATTTAtgttcatttagattttttttacatgaaacacaaaaagataaatttagcagatttttacaaacaaaatgaatgGCCGTTCAGACTGTCCACGATCATAATAATAccataaaagtattacaaaagtatttcaaaagaAGTCTGATTGACCCATGCACTATATTCATTTTACCAAAACCACATTTTCTGTGAGAAACAAACTACTCAAATTAATATAAGCtataattagaaataaatgCTGGCAGTGCCTAATGAAAAGGGTCTTGAGAGAATGTTAACTGCTTTTTGTTAAAGGCTACTATTTTTAACTGTGACGTATTATAATCATATGTGCAGTACACAGCCTCCTCAAGAATCAGGGATTTTCTCAAGGAGAATTTGTTCATTGTTGTCACTAGTGTTGGGATAAGTCAACACActtagcatttaaaatgcaaacaataatCACAGGAACACTgagacaaaaaacacattagatATTTTGATATGGCTGTACGGTATTTAGTCACACTAAATTTAAACAGACTGTAA
It contains:
- the lpar2a gene encoding lysophosphatidic acid receptor 2a, which gives rise to MLFNSTCEAYGNPVAFFYNNTGKAITPAWRTHDYFVIALGLPICVCIILSNMLVIVAIIINRQFHFPIYYLLGNMAAADLFAGISYFYLVFHTGPWTIELSIQQWFVRGALINMSLTASVVNLLAVAVERHQTIFTMQLHSTMTRRRVVMLIVTIWLVAVFMGLVPTMGWNCICDLSSCCTVAPLYSRSFLVFWAILNLLAFFIMVAVYTHIFIYVRRRNQQMSPHTDQPSNNQTVISLMKTMSMILGAFVICWTPGLVILLLDGLSCTACDVLKYEKYCLVLAECNSLVNPIIYSLRDTDMRTTYKRILCFPWRRMRQREGPSGIRFEPVKTGAPLEKNSNNSTTLEPVSSQSLLSS